In Anaerolineales bacterium, the sequence ATACAATCCGCCGGCGATGGACTCATGCCGCGAAGCCCTGGAATAAACCCGGCGCGCGGGGTTCGGCCGAGTCACGACCATGCACAGCGACTCAGAGCTCACCCCGGCGTTCTGGCAAAGCCTGGAGGCCGACCTGCAAGCGTATGCCAGGCGAGTAGGCATCACCTGTGCTCGGCCTTTGCGCAGTCAGCTGCGGCCCTACTGATCGACCGGCTGCAGGCGCCCGACCTCCCGCCACTTCCCCCTCCCAGCGCCGTCCACCCCGTCGTCGGCGAGAACGGCTCGGGGAAGACCACCTCTGCCGCCAAGCTAGCGGCCTACAGGGCCCGAGGCTGCTGGCAGGAGCAGAACCCTTCCGTGAGGAAGCCGGACCGCAGCTCGAGCTGCGGGCAGCCCGGATCGGCGTTCCGGTCGTCACGGTGGCCCAGGGAAGCGACCCGGGCGGCGCAGTGTTCAGCGCTGTCCAGGCCACCCTCGCCCCCTTCGCGGCCGCTCCCTTTGTGGATGCCCTGCCCGCGTGAGGCGTGGGCCTTTTTCCGACCTGGGGTATCATTTCCTGGCTTGAAGGGCGGTGACCAGATGACCTACGAAGGATTGAGGGCGGACCTGCAGGCGCTGAATGACCGATACCGAACTCTGCTGGTGCGTCTTTGACTACCCCGCCAGGATATCAGAACTGCAGGCGCTCGATCTCGCCTCCCAGGCGGAAGGATTCTGGGGAGAGGGTGAGAAGGCCCGGGCGGTGATGCGCCAGGCCTCCGGCCTTCGGCAGCTGACGAGCGGCCTCGAGACCTTGCGCCAGCGCCTGGCAGACGCCGACGAGCTGGCAGCGTTGGAGGACCCCGCCCTGACCCAAGAGTTGGAGCTGGAGGTCCAGTCTCTGCGCCTAGAAGTGGATCGGCGCGAGACGGAGGCTTTGCTCTCCGGCGAGTACGACCGGGGCAATGCCATCCTGGCAATTCATGCCGGCGCCGGAGGAACCGACTCGCAGGACTGGGCCGCCATGCTACTCCGGATGTACCTGCGGTGGGCAGAGCAATCCGGACTCGGCGCTGAGGTCCTGGACAGCAGCGAAGGCGAAGAAGCCGGCATCAAGAGTGCCACCGTTGCCATCGACGGCGAGTCGGCCTACGGCTACCTGCAGGCGGAACGCGGGGTTCATCGACTGGTGCGCCTCTCGCCCTTCGATTCCGCCCACCGCCGGCATACCTCGTTCGCCCTGGTTGAGGTCCTTCCCCAGGTTGACCAGGCCGAGGAGATCACGATCAATCCCGCCGACCTGCGGATCGACACCTATCGCTCGGCCGGGGCTGGCGGGCAGAACGTACAGAA encodes:
- the prfB gene encoding peptide chain release factor 2 (programmed frameshift) yields the protein MTYEGLRADLQALNDRYRTLLVRLDYPARISELQALDLASQAEGFWGEGEKARAVMRQASGLRQLTSGLETLRQRLADADELAALEDPALTQELELEVQSLRLEVDRRETEALLSGEYDRGNAILAIHAGAGGTDSQDWAAMLLRMYLRWAEQSGLGAEVLDSSEGEEAGIKSATVAIDGESAYGYLQAERGVHRLVRLSPFDSAHRRHTSFALVEVLPQVDQAEEITINPADLRIDTYRSAGAGGQNVQKNETAIRITHLATGLVVTCQNERSQTQNRQNAMRVLRARLGELQRQQNAQELAKIKGDHVKAEWGSQIRSYVLHPYQMVKDHRTGYEIGNTSAVLDGEIDGFIQAYLRSADRTGAP